Proteins from a single region of Hordeum vulgare subsp. vulgare chromosome 6H, MorexV3_pseudomolecules_assembly, whole genome shotgun sequence:
- the LOC123405577 gene encoding two-component response regulator ORR29-like codes for MEREQNMAMFMDSYGNSASNSKSAKARHTISNMSGYHSNDKVQRTMMPSLSRDPQGLDISAAAMRRALRLGAVFDDFQYSSGPISDQPCETIGDIMGEDGIAYEANGSNSSSHGQVVSQTYNSRVAQEITFKNNYHDGQVSNISKVPVAGLVDYPDSEDSD; via the exons ATGGAAAGGGAACAAAACATGGCAATGTTTATGGATAGCTACGGGAATTCTGCCTCAAATTCTAAATCCGCGAAGGCTCGTCATACAATCTCTAACATGTCGGGCtatcattcaaacgacaaagtccAAAGAACAATG ATGCCAAGCTTGTCTAGAGATCCTCAAGGCCTTGATATATCTGCTGCAGCAATGCGAAGAGCCTTACGACTTGGGGCTGTTTTTGACGATTTCCAATATTCCAGTGGTCCAATAAGTGACCAACCATGTGAAACTATAGGAGACATAATGGGAGAAGATGGCATCGCGTACGAAGCTAATGGCTCCAATTCATCTAGTCATGGTCAAGTTGTTTCTCAAACATACAATTCAAGAGTTGCGCAAGAGATCACATTCAAGAACAATTATCATGATGGCCAAGTGTCCAACATAAGTAAGGTTCCCGTTGCGGGCCTTGTGGACTATCCAGATTCTGAGGATTCTGATTAA